The DNA segment TATAGGAATTTTTACTGACTCACAAGCTTTAGTTTTAGACAATCCATTGGCGGGAGTAGGATTAATAGCTAAAAGAGAGATGCTTTCGCTGATTCGAGAGTATATGGAAGAAAATAAGATTACAATAATAGTTACAGAAGATCCTAGTGTAATTCAAAATTTAGCAGATTATATACTTGTATTAAAAGATGGACAGATAGTTATAGACGAAGATGTAGTAGAATTACAAGATAGATATCGTAATAAAAATATTGAGGAAATTTTGATTTCTATATTGAAGGGAGTTGTAGAAAATGAATAAAGTAAAATATGAAACAAAATGGGGAGCATTGTTAAATATTATTTCAAATAGAAACTATTCCACCCCACAAATTTATAAAATCTTTTATTTTGGATATTATTTTCTAACATTGTTGATAATATTTGCTACACTGTTTAATAAAAATTATGTAATATTATCAATTTTAGCATCTATAGTCTTTGTGATAAATGGAAGAAAGTATGAAGATAGAGAAAGGCTTATAACTGAATACTTGCCAATTTCATTTAAAGAAAGAGTAAAACAAATATATTTCACAACGTATATATTTTTAGTACCAGCAGTATTAGTAGATTTTACATTTCGATATACTTATTACCAAGCAAGTATTATAGAATATGTATATGTATTACTAGCAGTAATAATAATATCAAATTTAGCAATTATTCAAATGATTCTGACTAAACGTTCATTTTGGAATTTTATAGCAATGGATTTACTACTATACGCATTAGCTGTGAAAATAATAACAATAATATTAAATGGATTGTATTTAACAACATTTGATAATACAAAATTTAATTTAGTAAAAATATTGATGTTAATAGTATTGGCAATAATATTTCAAGTATTTAGTACCAAATTTATAACAGATTCAAGAAGAAAAGAAACTATAAGTAGGCGCTACGAAATAATATTTATAGGTGCGATAACCTTAGCACTAGCACTACAATTGTATCAAGGTATGTATTGGGCTGGTAAATAAGCATAAAAAAGCAGAGTAAGATATTTTGAATGAAGAGGAATATCATTATTCTGCTTTTTAACTTATAATGGATTGAATTAGTTAGAAATAAAAAAGAGTACTTCCGAAGAAATACTCTTTAAATTAAATTCTTATTTGAATTCAGCTGTATTAACACGAACTCCAGGTCCCATAGTTGTAGTAACAGCTACAGATTTGAAGTAAGTACCTTTAGCAGCAGCTGGTTTAGCTTTAGCTAAAGCTTCTTGAACAGCTTTGAAGTTTTCTACTAAATCTTCAGTAGAGAATGAAACTTTACCGATTGGAGTGTGAACAACACCAGCTTTTTCAGCACGGTATTCAACTTTACCAGCTTTGATTTCATTAACTGCTTTTGTAACGTCCATAGTTACTGTACCAGTTTTAGGGTTTGGCATTAATCCTTTAGGTCCTAATACACGACCAATTTTACCAACTTCTCCCATCATATCTGGAGTAGCAACGATTACGTCAAAATCAAACCAACCTTGTTGGATTTTAGTGATATATTCACCTTGTCCTACGTAGTCAGCTCCTGCTGCTTCAGCTTCAGCTGCTTTATCACCTTTAGCGAATACTAAAACTTTAGCAGTTTTACCAGTTCCTTTTGGAAGTACAACAGCTCCACGAACTTGTTGATCGTTTTTACGAGTGTCAACTCCTAGACGGAATGCAACTTCTACAGTTGCGTCAAATTTTACTGTACTTGTTTTTTTAGCTAATTCGATTGCTTCTACTACAGAGTATAGACTAGAAGAATCTACTAATTTAGCTGCTTCAAGATATTTTTTACCTTTTTTTGCCATTATAACTATCCTCCTATTCTCCTATTAAGATACCCATACTTCTTGCAGTACCTTCGATCATACGCATTGCTGCTTCTAGAGAAGCTGCGTTTAAATCTTCCATTTTTAGCTCAGCGATTTCTTGAACTTGTGCTTTTGAAACTGTAGCAACTTTGTCACGGTTAGGGACAGCAGATGCTTTGTCAATTTTAGCAGCTTTTTTAAGTAATACTGGAGCCGGTGGTGTTTTAGTAACGAAAGTAAATGAACGGTCTTCATATACTGAAATTACCACTGGGATAATTAATCCTGCTTGGTCTTGTGTACGAGCATTGAATTCTTTACAGAATCCCATGATGTTTACACCAGCTTGACCTAACGCTGGACCAACTGGTGGAGCTGGGTTAGCTTTACCTGCTGGTACTTGTAATTTAACTACTTTTATAATTTTTTTAGCCACGATAAAACCTCCTAATATATTTTTCGTGATGTGGTCATTTGAACGTTGTATAAATTTACGTTCTCCCACTCAATCAAGTCTTGTATTTTTACATACTTGAATATGATAACATACCAACAATTATATTGCAAGTATTTTGTTGATATTTTTATGAGAAATATTTAATTTTAATTCAGAAATATTAATTAATATATTATGTGATTAATAATACTTAAAAGTAAGTTTTGAAAGTTTGTCTTGTATTGACTTTTTAGTGTCAGTAGTGTAAAATTATACTTATGGTGTATTAACCGTTTTATTGAGTATAGTTTTAAATAAAATAATTTAGTATATCATAAGAAATTTTTTCAATAGAAAGAGGTTGCAAGATGATTTATGGAATAATCAGTGTTGCAGCTTTACTTGTTGGACTTTTATTTGGATATATTATTTCAAAAAATTCGATTCAAAAAAGATTAGAATTATCTAAACAAGATGCAGAACATATTATTGGTGAAGCGAAAAAAGAAGCAAGATATATAGTAGAAAAAGAAACTACTATTGCAAAAAAAGAAGCTGAAGAGATAATTAATATTGCAAATAAAGAAGTAGAATTTAAAAAGCAAGATATTCAAAGACAAGAAGATAGAATTCTTCAAAAAGAATCTTCATTAGAACGTCAAACAGAACTTTTAAACAAAAAAGATGAATTGTTAAGTTCTAGAGAGATGAAATTGGAAGAAAAGTCTCAATTACTTGATGAAAAAAGTAATGAGGTTGGTCAACTTAAGATTCAACAAGAAACAGAGTTGCAAAGAATTGCAAACTTAACAGAAGAACAAGCTCGTGAAGAGATTATGGCTACAGTGGAAGCTGATATGGCCAAAGATATGGCAATCTATATTAGAAATAAAGAGTTAGAAGCAAAAAGTACAGCGGATAAACGTGCTAAGGAACTTATTGTTCAGTCATTACAACGTTTTGCTACAGATGTTGTTAGTGAGACAACAGTATCAGTAGTAGATCTTCCCAGTGATGATATGAAAGGACGTATTATTGGACGTGAGGGTAGAAATATCCGTACTTTAGAAACTTTAACTGGGGTAGATTTAATTATCGATGATACTCCAGAAGCAGTTATCTTATCAGGATATGATCCAATTCGTCGAGAAGTGGCTAAATCAGCTATTAAATCACTTATTGATGACGGACGTATTCATCCTTCTAAAATTGAAGAAGCTGTAGATAAAGCAAAAAGAAATATTGATCAAGTAATTCGTGATGCAGGAGAGCAAGCTACATTTGATTTAGGTATTCATAATATGCATCCTGATTTAGTAAAAATAGTAGGTAAGTTGAAATATAGAACAAGTTATGGACAAAATGGACTTCAACACTCAATGGAAGTAGCTTATATTTCTGGGCTTATTGCTGCTGAATTGGACTTAGATGTTGCATTAGCTCGACGTGCAGGATTGCTTCATGATATTGGTAAAGCGCTTGATCATGAAGTTGAAGGTTCACACGTTGAAATTGGTGTTGCGTTAGCTCTTAAATATAAGGAAAATGCGATTGTGGTTAATGCAATTGCTTCGCACCACGGAGATACAGAACCAACAAATCCTATTTCAGTTATAGTTGCCACTGCGGATGCACTTTCAGCATCTCGCCCAGGAGCAAGAAGAGAGTCATTAGAACATTATATTAAACGTCTACAAAAACTTGAGGAAATTGCAAATGAACATAAAGGTGTTGAGAAGACCTTTGCTATTCAGGCGGGTCGTGAGATTCGTGTAATTGTAAACCCTCAAGAAGTTGACGATACGAAAACTTATAAAATTGCCAAAGAAGTAAAAAATAAAATCGAAGAAACGATGCAATATCCGGGTAATATTAAAGTCAATGTTATTCGCGAAGTAAGAGCTGTTAAGCTAGCAAGATAAAAATAAAAAAGTGATTGATTTAAAATTCAATCACTTTTTTATTTTTATTAATGTAATAATATTGAATATAGTAATGGTTAGAATTTGAAATCTAATAGATTATAAATATATGTAAAATTTTATTTATGTGGATTAAAAGATATTGTTATATAAATAATATTAAATTATTAGCAATAGAATAATATTTGTAAATAATTTTTGATTATTTGGTGAGAAATAAAGTATTATAAAACAGTTTGAAAAAAACGTTTTTATAATGTATAATAATTTATATAAATAAATAAGGAGAAAAATTATTATGGCAAATATGACAAAAACATATCTAGAGCCGCAGGAAATTTATGAATATACTAGTAAGAAAGGTGTTGCAAAAGCTACTGCTAATCTTAAATATATGCTTAGTTTAGGTTTCTTAGGGGGAGCATTTATTTCAGTTGGTTATCTGGCATATATTCGTGTAGCAGGGACATTACCACATGAATGGGGTGGATTAGGAACTCTTTTAGGGGCAGCTGTATTCCCTATTGGACTTATATGTATTTTAGTAGGTGGGGGAGAATTAATTACAAGTAATATGATGGCCGTTACGTTATCTGTATTTGATAAAAAATTAAAACCGTCGTTATTATTAAAAAATTTAATTGTTATTACACTAGCTAACTTAGTTGGAGCTTTATTTGTTGCATACTTTTTAGGACATCTAACAGGTCTTACAGAAGGAGCAGTTTTTGAAAAAACTGTACATACAGCAGAGGCAAAGATTAATGCAAATTATATTCAAATGATTTGTTCAGGAATAGGTTGTAACTGGCTTGTTGGAATGGGAGCTTGGCTTGCATTCTGTGCTAAAGATACGAGTGGAAAAATTATAGGTGTTTGGTTCCCTATAATGACATTCGTTGCTATTGGATTCCAACACGTTGTGGCAAATATGTTTGTAATTCCAGCAGCTATGTTTGGAGGAGCAAACATTACTATGGGACAATTTTTAAATAACATGGTAGGTGTATTTATAGGAAACTATTTAGGTGGAGCTATCTTAGTAGCAGGGCTATATACATTAGCATATAAAAAGAAAAATACAGAAAGTAATAGTTAATTAAAACGTAAGATTAAATTAGTATTTATAAATAAAGAAGAAGCCTAGAATATTTTTTCTAAGCTTCTTTTATCTATTATTCTTCTACTTTTACTACCCAACCAAACTTATCTTCAACTTTTCCAAGTTGGATTCCAGTAAGTAGGTCGTAAATTTTACTTGTCCATTCACCTGGTTTGCCATCTTTTATAATTTCTAATTTCTTAGTTCCATCGAATAATTCTCCAACTGGAGCAATTACAGCAGCAGTACCACATAAGAATACCTCATCAAGTTTACCATTGTCATACGCTTCGTAAACTTCGTCTAAAGATAATTTTCTTTCTTCTACTTTTTCTCCCAGTGATTTAAGTAGTTCGATTACTGATGCACGCGTAATACCTGGAAGGATAGATCCATTTAGTTCCGGTGTAACAAACACTCCATCAATTTTGAAGAAGATATTCATAGCACCACCTTCTTCAATGTATTTTTGTTCAACACCATCTAGCCATAGTGATTGAGAATAGCCAAGTTCTTGTGCTTTTTTCTGTCCTTTAAGAGACCCGGCATAGTTACCGGCAGTTTTAGCGAAACCAAATCCACCGCGAACTGCACGAACATATTCGTGTTCAACAAAGATTTTATTAGGCTGTAAACCAGCTTTAAAGTAACTTCCTGATGGAGATAAAATAATGATAAATTTAACTTCATTATTTGGATGAACTCCTAAAGCTTCTTCAGCTCCGAAAACAAATGGTCTAACATATAATGATGTTCCTTCAGACTTTGGAATCCAATCTTTATCTATAGAAATTAATTTTTTCAATGCTGCTAATGCAAACTCTTCATCAAGTTCAGGAAGAGCAATACGGTCAGCAGATTTATTTAAACGTCTGAAGTTTTGCTCAGGACGGAATAAAACAGGCTCTCCGTTAGCCATATACGCCTTCATTCCTTCAAAGATGCTTTGACCATAATGTAGGACGTTTAGAGCTGGAGACATTGGGATTGGACCGTATGGAACGATACGTGGATCATACCAACCTTTTTCTGGAGTCCAGTCCATAACGAACATGTGGTCTGTAAATACTTTACCAAAACCTAATTTATCATCTGGTGTCTTTTCTTTTGGGGAAGTAGTAAGCTCTACTCTGATATCATTTACTGTTAATTTTGTCATATATAAATCTCCTTCATGTAACCATTTAATTTACTTAATATGTATTATAATACTAAAAAAAGAATTTTTCAATACTTTTATTTAAATTTTCTGAAATTTTAAATGAAAAATCGGATATTTTATGTGTGAGGATTGAAAAATTAACTAATAATAGTCTAAAAACAATTCATTATAATTAATAGCATTTTTATTTTTATCCAAATTATGTTACAATATTATCAATATTATAATTGAAAAAAATATGGTGTTTATTGGATTAAATACATATTTATTATGAAATATAAAAAATGCTAAATAAGCGTTGATGATAAGTTGATCGTTTATAAATAATAGTAGAGAGGTTTATACTCATGAAAGGAAAATTCATAACTGTAGAAGGATCTGATGGTTCAGGGAAAACTACATTTATTAATTCTGCAACTGAATATTTAATAAAAAAAGGTTATAAAGTGATAACTACTCGTGAACCTGGGGGTACAGTATTTAGTGAAAAAGTTCGTGAACTTTTATTTGATAGTTCAAATGAAATAGATGCTAAAACAGAGAGTTTACTGTTTTGCGTAAGTAGACGTGATCATATTATAAAAAAAATAATTCCATATGTAGAAGAAGGATATATAGTTATTTGTGACCGTTTTGTTGATAGTTCTATAGCATATCAAAGCTACGGTAGAGGACTTAATAAACAAGATATAATTGATATTAATAAATATACTACTGATGGTTTAGAGCCTGATTTAACTCTATATTTTAATGTAGATGTGGAAATAGGGTTATCTCGTACAAAAGGTCGTGATGAAAATAATCGAATGGACAATGAAAGTTTGAAGTTTTATAAAGATGTAAAACGTGGATATGATGAACTTTCTAATGATTATAAAAAACGTATAAAGGTTATCGATGCAAATCAAGATTATGAAAAAGTAGAGAAAGACGCATTTAAAATATTGGAAGGATTTTTAAACAATGAATTTTAATAAAGACGATATTGCTGTAAAATCTTTAACAAATTCATTAAAAAATAATAAACTATCCCATGCCTATCTAGTAGTAAGTGAGGATAGTTTATATTGTGATGAGTTTATTTTACAATTTGTTAAAGCAGTTTTTTGTTTAGATAATAATTCTAAAGACTTTAAAAATTGTGGGAAATGTAAAAATTGCACTAGCATAGAACATAATAACTATGTAGACTTCTATAAAGTAGATACTGAAACGTCAATAAAAAAAGAAGAGATACAATTACTAAAAAAAGAATTTAGTATTAAGTCCTACTATGGAAAAAAGATATATTGGATAAAAGACATAGAGAAAATGACTGATCAAGCAGCTAATAGTCTGCTTAAATTTTTAGAAGAGCCAGAAGAAGACATAATAGCTATTTTGAGTTGTAAAAATACAAGTGCAGTTTTACCAACAATAATTTCACGTTGCCAGCAAATTAAGCTTGTAGGAAAAAAAGAGGAAAAACTAGAAGGTAAAGAATTTTTAGAAAAAATAATTTTTGAATTTAAAAATAAATTTGAGTATAAAAAACACTTTGCAAATATTTATCTTTTAAACGAATTAAAAAATAAGGAAGAGATACTTGATTTTTTTGAAACAGTTAATAAGAAAATAGAAATTAGCTATACTATGTCCTCTTCTTTAGAAAATATAAAGAATATCAGTCGAGTTCATGAAAAAGTGTTACAGGCAATTTATGATATAAAAGCTAATGTAAATTCAGTATTAGTGTTAGAAAAATTTTTATTTTCACTTATCCTTGATGAAAATAGGCTAGATTTTCTTGGAGAGTAGAGAAAATGACTGAGAACATAAGAGAAGATATAGTATCTAAAAATTATAAAATTTTACAAAAAATAGACCATTATAGTATGTCGACAGATTCTTTTTTATTACCTTATTTTTCCAATGTTCCTAAAAGTTCTAAAAAGAAGATAATAGAGCTTTGTAGTGGGAATGGAGGAATTTCTATTATTTTACGTGAGAAAAGTCAAGCACAGATAGAAATGTTAGAAATTCAAGAAGATTTGGTAGAATTAAGTAGAAGAAGTATTGAACTTAATAAACTAACTGGAATAAATGTTAAAAATGGAGATATAAAGAAAATAAAAGATTATTATAAGCCATCATCGTTTGATTATGTAATATGTAATCCGCCTTATTTTCCAGTGAAAAATATGCCTAACCAAAGGGAAAAGTTTAATCATAATATCTCACGTCATGAAATATTATGTAATCTTAGTGATGTTATAAAATCTATAAAGTATTTATTGAAGCAAAATGGTAAATTTAGTCTAGTTCATCGCACATATCGTATTTCTGATATAATATCAGAATGTGGAAAAAATAGTTTAGCAATAAAGAGAATAAGATTTGTTTATAGTAAAGAATCTAGTGATAACAGCAAAATAGTGTTAGTAGAGGGAAGTATTTCTAACGTAAGTGACATAAAAGTCGAACAACCTTTATATATCTATAAAGAAGATGATACATATACAGAAGAAATGAAGAAGGTGTACGGAATTGACAGTTAGTTATATATATGTAGTAGAATGTGCAGATAAAAGTTTTTATACAGGATATACTACAGATATAGTGCGTAGAATAAAATTGCATAATGCTAAAAAAGGAGCTAAGTACACTAGGGCAAGAGGCCCTGTCACTTTGGTATACTTTGAGGAGTATGAAACAAAAAGTGAAGCGACAAAAGCAGAAAGTTCGTTTAAGAAACTAACTCGTATGCAAAAAGAAAAATATATTTTAGTGAATACTAATAAGGAAAAAAAAGAGAAGATAAAAAACTATAATAAAAAAATAAAGGAGGATTAACATGTTATATTTAGTGGCAACTCCTATAGGTAATCTTGAGGATATAACTTTAAGAGCGTTAAAAGTTTTAAAAAGCGTAGAAATTTTAGCATGCGAAGACACAAGAAATACGCAAAAATTGCTAAATCATTATGAAATAACAGGTAAAAAGTTAATAAGTTATCATGAGCATAATGAAGAAAAAACGAGTGAAAAAATTATAAGTTATTTAGAAGAGGGAAGGGAAGTAGCACTTGTTACAGACGCGGGAATGCCTTGTATTTCTGATCCCGGATATATTTTGGTAGAAAAAATAAAAAAGGCAGGGCTTCCTATTACGACATTACCTGGAGCGAATGCTGGATTAACAGCCTTAGTAGCTAGTGGTATTGAATCTTATAATTATACATTTTATGGATTTTTACCTAGAAAATCAAAAGATTTAAAGCTGAAATTAGAAGAAATTTTAAAAATGAATACTACTTCTATTTTATACGAATCACCTTATCGAGTGAAAAATCTAGTAGAAGAGATTTCAAAAATTTCCCCAACTAGAAAGATTTCCGTGGCTCGAGAATTAACAAAAATGTTTGAGCAAATAGAAACTTCTTCAGCAGAAGAAATTCTAGAGATGTTAGGAAATAAGATAAAAGAAAAAGGAGAGTTTGTTGTTATAATTTCTCCAAATAAAGATGAGAAGTCAGAAGAAGTTAATGTTGATGAGTTAGTAGAACTTATTTACCAAAAAGTTCAAAGTGGGGTAAAGAAATCTGAAGCTATAAAAAATATTGCAAAAGAATTTGGTATAAATAAGAAAGAGGTCTATAGTTTGTATCATGAAAAGTATGATTAGTTTATTTATAATTAATATCTTAATAATATTATTTTTTATTTTATCATTTTGGTATAAAGTATTTTTTATACCCGTATCTATTTTATTAATATTAAATATAATAGCTATTTATATAAAAAGTTCAACATTAGATAAAAATGAACAAAAGAAAAAAATAGTATTGCATAAAGTGAAAAATTCTTTATCCATTATATTGGGATATTCAGAAGCACATAATGATGGTATGATTTCTAAAAACGATATGGATGAAAAAATAAATGAAGAAATAGCAGAAATAGTAGCGATAATAAAAGAAGAGATTTATAAATAAAATCTCTTCTTTATTTATGAAAATTGGTAGTTTTTGCTTTTTTTCTTCGTTTTGTCCACGTTTTAGCAGAGAAGAATACAACCAATGGTATCAATTCTAAACGACCAAGTAGCATAGAAAAACATAGAATTACTTTTGTAAAGTAGGGTATTGCTGAAAAGTTACTCATCGGACCAAAATGATTAAAGGCTGGTCCAGCATTACTAATAGAAGTAACGGTTAATGAAATTGCATCTTCAAAATCATTTATTTGGAATGTTACTAAAAATAATATAATAACAAAAATAAATCCAAATAATAATAAATAATTAGCAAGCGGTGTAGTATCTTTTATAACTTTACCATCTATTTTAAACATTGATATTTTCCTTGGGTTAAGTGCCTTACCAATAGATTGTTTGGCGTTTTTTATAAAGAATATTAGACGAGGTATCTTAATTCCACCTGCTGTACCTCCTGTACATCCTCCAACAAGCATTAAAATAAGAATAATCATTTTAGAAAAAACTGGCCAGATATTAAAATCATTATAAGTAAACCCGGTTGTAGAAACTATAGATGATACTGTAAAGAAAACATCTAATAAACTGTGGTTAGGAGTATCATAAGAACGATAAATATCTAAAAACATAATTACAAATAAAATACTTATCATCCCTAAAAACCAACGTAATTCTTCACTTTTTAAAACTTTAAAATAATGTTTAAAGATAATAAAATATATTAAACTTAAATTCATTGAAAATATAAGCATGAATATAGCAATAACTACAGTTATGTAAGTACTATTGTAATAACCAATACCAAGGTTTCTTGGAGCAAATCCACCAGTTCCAGCAGTAGAAAATGCTAGATTAATACTATCAAATATACCAATACCACCAGATAATAACAGAACAAACAAAATTGCTGTTAAAGCTATATAAATTCCGTATAAATATCTTGCGGTTTGTTTCATAGATGATACTACTTTCCCAAAATATGGTCCAGGAACTTCAGCTTTCGCAATATGAATTGTATGAGGAGAACGCGGTAGAATAGCTAACGCAAAAACAATAACCCCCATACCTCCTATAAAGTGGGTGAAACTTCTCCAAAATAGGAGACTTTTACTTAAACTTTCTATATCTTGCAGAATAGTAGAACCTGTCGTTGTAAAACCACTAACTGTTTCAAAAAGACTATCGATATAACTAGGAATTTCCCCAGATAGGTAAAAAGGTAATGCACCTATAAGAGAAAATGCAATCCAAGTCAGAGTTACAATAACAAATCCTTCTCTTTTGTAGAAATCACGTTCACTGTCATCATCAGTAATTGTATTAATAGTAGAATACAAAACAAAACTAATTATGGATGCAGCAAGAAAAGCTACTGTAACATTCGAAGGCTCTTTGTAAATTAAAGATACTATCATAGGGACAACTAATAATCCAGCTAACAATTTTAGCATCCTAGCAAGAACGTAAAAAATCATTTTATAGTTCATACTTATTGCCCCCTAGAAATAATATCATCGATATGCTCAATTTTATGTTTATAACTAACGACAACAACGTTGTCATCTAATTTGATTTCATCATCACCATTAGGGAAAATTTGTTTATTGTTTCTTATTATAAATGCTATTAACATATTAGGGTTTATAGCTAAATCTTTTAGTTTTATGCCGAGGATTTTAGCGCTATTATTTGTGATTTTAAACTCTATTACTTCTGCTTGGTTATTAGCTATACGATAAAAGTTTTCAATATCAGAATGTTTGCTACATTGCAGAGATTTTGTGTATTTTGTAATAATATTACCAACGATTTCTTTAGGGGTAATATAAGAATATTGTCCAATATCTTCAGCAATTTGTTTAAGAGAAGCGCGATTAACTTTTGCAACAGTCTTTTTAATACCAAGCTTGTCTGCATAAAGATTTATAATGATGTTTTCCTCATCAAAACCAGTTAGAGAAATACAACTATCAAAAGTTTGGATTCCCTCTTCTATAAGAGTATCACGATCACTACCATCAGCCCAAATAACATCAATATCAGGAAAGGTTTCGCTAAGGGCGATAGCTTTATTTTTATCGATTTCTATGACTTTTACATAAAAATTAGCTATTTGTAAAAATTCAACAAGGTAATAAGCTATTTTTCCACCACCAATAACAAGAGACGATGTAATTTTTTTCTCCATATTATCTTGATTACCTAATAGTTTGTAGAACTTTTTCAAGTTTTTGTTTGCGGCTGTAATATGAACTTTATCGCCTACGTTGAAAACATAATTACCACGTGGTACAAAAACTTCTCCTTGTCTTTCTACTAAACAAACTAATGAAGGAAAATCAATTATTTTTTTACTATCTATTAAAGAGACACCATTTAATATACTGTTACTATTGATGATAACTTCTAATATATTGAATTTTCCACCAAAAAAACTTTCAACTTTTATTGCAGTTGGATACTTTAACATATGAGAGATCTGTTTAGCAGCTTCATACTCAGGGTTTACCATAAGATCTATACCTAGTGATTCACGTAAGAATTCTTTTGTTTTTGAGTACTCA comes from the Gemella morbillorum genome and includes:
- the rplA gene encoding 50S ribosomal protein L1, translated to MAKKGKKYLEAAKLVDSSSLYSVVEAIELAKKTSTVKFDATVEVAFRLGVDTRKNDQQVRGAVVLPKGTGKTAKVLVFAKGDKAAEAEAAGADYVGQGEYITKIQQGWFDFDVIVATPDMMGEVGKIGRVLGPKGLMPNPKTGTVTMDVTKAVNEIKAGKVEYRAEKAGVVHTPIGKVSFSTEDLVENFKAVQEALAKAKPAAAKGTYFKSVAVTTTMGPGVRVNTAEFK
- the rplK gene encoding 50S ribosomal protein L11, with protein sequence MAKKIIKVVKLQVPAGKANPAPPVGPALGQAGVNIMGFCKEFNARTQDQAGLIIPVVISVYEDRSFTFVTKTPPAPVLLKKAAKIDKASAVPNRDKVATVSKAQVQEIAELKMEDLNAASLEAAMRMIEGTARSMGILIGE
- the rny gene encoding ribonuclease Y, with amino-acid sequence MIYGIISVAALLVGLLFGYIISKNSIQKRLELSKQDAEHIIGEAKKEARYIVEKETTIAKKEAEEIINIANKEVEFKKQDIQRQEDRILQKESSLERQTELLNKKDELLSSREMKLEEKSQLLDEKSNEVGQLKIQQETELQRIANLTEEQAREEIMATVEADMAKDMAIYIRNKELEAKSTADKRAKELIVQSLQRFATDVVSETTVSVVDLPSDDMKGRIIGREGRNIRTLETLTGVDLIIDDTPEAVILSGYDPIRREVAKSAIKSLIDDGRIHPSKIEEAVDKAKRNIDQVIRDAGEQATFDLGIHNMHPDLVKIVGKLKYRTSYGQNGLQHSMEVAYISGLIAAELDLDVALARRAGLLHDIGKALDHEVEGSHVEIGVALALKYKENAIVVNAIASHHGDTEPTNPISVIVATADALSASRPGARRESLEHYIKRLQKLEEIANEHKGVEKTFAIQAGREIRVIVNPQEVDDTKTYKIAKEVKNKIEETMQYPGNIKVNVIREVRAVKLAR
- a CDS encoding formate/nitrite transporter family protein translates to MANMTKTYLEPQEIYEYTSKKGVAKATANLKYMLSLGFLGGAFISVGYLAYIRVAGTLPHEWGGLGTLLGAAVFPIGLICILVGGGELITSNMMAVTLSVFDKKLKPSLLLKNLIVITLANLVGALFVAYFLGHLTGLTEGAVFEKTVHTAEAKINANYIQMICSGIGCNWLVGMGAWLAFCAKDTSGKIIGVWFPIMTFVAIGFQHVVANMFVIPAAMFGGANITMGQFLNNMVGVFIGNYLGGAILVAGLYTLAYKKKNTESNS
- a CDS encoding branched-chain amino acid aminotransferase — its product is MTKLTVNDIRVELTTSPKEKTPDDKLGFGKVFTDHMFVMDWTPEKGWYDPRIVPYGPIPMSPALNVLHYGQSIFEGMKAYMANGEPVLFRPEQNFRRLNKSADRIALPELDEEFALAALKKLISIDKDWIPKSEGTSLYVRPFVFGAEEALGVHPNNEVKFIIILSPSGSYFKAGLQPNKIFVEHEYVRAVRGGFGFAKTAGNYAGSLKGQKKAQELGYSQSLWLDGVEQKYIEEGGAMNIFFKIDGVFVTPELNGSILPGITRASVIELLKSLGEKVEERKLSLDEVYEAYDNGKLDEVFLCGTAAVIAPVGELFDGTKKLEIIKDGKPGEWTSKIYDLLTGIQLGKVEDKFGWVVKVEE
- the tmk gene encoding dTMP kinase; its protein translation is MKGKFITVEGSDGSGKTTFINSATEYLIKKGYKVITTREPGGTVFSEKVRELLFDSSNEIDAKTESLLFCVSRRDHIIKKIIPYVEEGYIVICDRFVDSSIAYQSYGRGLNKQDIIDINKYTTDGLEPDLTLYFNVDVEIGLSRTKGRDENNRMDNESLKFYKDVKRGYDELSNDYKKRIKVIDANQDYEKVEKDAFKILEGFLNNEF
- a CDS encoding DNA polymerase III subunit delta', producing MNFNKDDIAVKSLTNSLKNNKLSHAYLVVSEDSLYCDEFILQFVKAVFCLDNNSKDFKNCGKCKNCTSIEHNNYVDFYKVDTETSIKKEEIQLLKKEFSIKSYYGKKIYWIKDIEKMTDQAANSLLKFLEEPEEDIIAILSCKNTSAVLPTIISRCQQIKLVGKKEEKLEGKEFLEKIIFEFKNKFEYKKHFANIYLLNELKNKEEILDFFETVNKKIEISYTMSSSLENIKNISRVHEKVLQAIYDIKANVNSVLVLEKFLFSLILDENRLDFLGE
- a CDS encoding tRNA1(Val) (adenine(37)-N6)-methyltransferase, which gives rise to MTENIREDIVSKNYKILQKIDHYSMSTDSFLLPYFSNVPKSSKKKIIELCSGNGGISIILREKSQAQIEMLEIQEDLVELSRRSIELNKLTGINVKNGDIKKIKDYYKPSSFDYVICNPPYFPVKNMPNQREKFNHNISRHEILCNLSDVIKSIKYLLKQNGKFSLVHRTYRISDIISECGKNSLAIKRIRFVYSKESSDNSKIVLVEGSISNVSDIKVEQPLYIYKEDDTYTEEMKKVYGIDS
- a CDS encoding GIY-YIG nuclease family protein, giving the protein MTVSYIYVVECADKSFYTGYTTDIVRRIKLHNAKKGAKYTRARGPVTLVYFEEYETKSEATKAESSFKKLTRMQKEKYILVNTNKEKKEKIKNYNKKIKED